Proteins encoded in a region of the Chelonoidis abingdonii isolate Lonesome George chromosome 2, CheloAbing_2.0, whole genome shotgun sequence genome:
- the ZBED6 gene encoding zinc finger BED domain-containing protein 6 produces the protein MLQVKKSKLRKRRTVGGSAMLSPDVCATLPRAIGERAAGAFPFAVAADAHLHHLLPGSDHEHVPEIEIKLEFSDEEEEGHEGGTLGCLAACGKGSHERKKAELAPRSAGSQPRVTASWQHPSSMLGVDKALLEGWAVKRPAPPAFGLPVRTRRRKTTSEVWQFFSPDSSDPCRTVCTLCQASVGRGKLRGHCNTTALKRHVEGKHPLEWGQRKKAGGRAQDEEEEEEEQVVKEFPSQDTVFGTSHTLCYQALSRVPPQVPQGVPCFLYVISDSSEEEKEEGRGRAGTPVTDSSTESSEEESSESSRMLPQGQGRGMKGRAQAGHPKPDLATPYLEMLVGQGLPKSRQLSLPNHPLVPPGTKRRKSTSAVWQFFYIDCSNVCRAVCTLCQASVSRGKLGSHFGTSALMRHLEGKHPLEWGRGRAPGASATPPSSTRSERLSLGPAKGEEPEEDLSLMSPATSDPLRSPCASPGGAPAPVCDSWQSEAPPEGKVEKALPAPAAPLFPSKNQAGLAERDGDVPGKYTPNHPQAQAWNRSIAELLCGMALPCSFVSGKPFHQFMAQADPRYHVPSPAFFSRKAVPQLCQAVGLGLALELQQASISRVHLSAHVWAQGPAGEYLALAAHWLAPHLDSGQRQPRSQRRQAVLCVQVLQEEQALGGVQQVLAEQLQLWLAQNSLRPGFLVSGGSPGVERATKNGGHTHIPCFAHCLSQLVLGFLRLHRSIEGTLGVARAICAHFARSPEARRGLAELQRQHGLAPCQLRQEATASWDSMYYMLERLLALQPAVQEYVGKHRMGEAGLALSATQWMLMRSLVELLQPFEMAVREASAADASLSQVLPQVRYLHIFLQQIRLRFESQAGEGAGSAVHLAESLALQLSTEPRLSEMFHRQEYVLATLLDPRFKGRMDAILPLGSDLDHWKQLLVRKVKELLASPTGCPSSPWNAQPGKAFVDAAPQPREAEPREPSRDRGPSGKGSAVPPLIQKETTLTEHLESVGLLVSEGCGASLPTESHSACVMVERYLRDNRTIGAREDPLGYWEKRHWLWPALAKLAMLYLSCPPSGAFSERIFTAPDSPFSERRPPQGKSTERLVFLRANLGNFPDYPLPPLICSENDSAGSSSGEEGTRPA, from the coding sequence ATGTTGCAGGTAAAGAAAAGCAAGCTGCGGAAGCGCAGGACAGTCGGCGGCTCGGCCATGCTGAGCCCTGACGTCTGTGCCACTTTGCCCAGGGCCATAGGAGAGCGTGCTGCAGGTGCTTTCCCCTTCGCTGTAGCTGCTGATGCCCACCTCCACCATCTACTTCCGGGCTCCGACCACGAGCACGTCCCCGAGATTGAGATCAAGCTGGAGTTTAgtgacgaggaggaggagggccaTGAGGGTGGCACGCTGGGATGCCTGGCGGCCTGTGGGAAAGGGAGCCATGAGAGGAAGAAGGCAGAGCTGGCTCCCCGAAGTGCGGGCAGCCAGCCTCGTGTCACGGCCAGCTGGCAACACCCTTCCTCCATGCTGGGTGTAGACAAGGCTCTCCTGGAGGGATGGGCAGTGAAGCGCCCCGCACCTCCAGCCTTTGGCCTCCCTGTCCGCACCCGGCGCCGCAAAACTACCTCTGAGGTGTGGCAGTTCTTCTCCCCAGATTCCAGCGACCCCTGCCGGACTGTCTGCACCCTGTGCCAGGCCAGCGTCGGGCGCGGCAAGCTGAGGGGCCACTGCAACACCACCGCCCTCAAGCGCCATGTGGAGGGCAAGCACccgctggagtgggggcagaggaagaaagcagggggcagggcccaggacgaggaggaggaggaggaagagcaggtgGTGAAGGAGTTTCCCTCGCAGGACACTGTGTTTGGCACCAGCCATACTCTGTGCTACCAAGCCCTCAGCAGGGTGCCCCCCCAAGTGCCCCAGGGTGTCCCCTGCTTCCTGTACGTGATCAGCGACTCcagtgaggaagagaaggaggaggggcgaGGAAGGGCAGGCACCCCAGTCACTGATTCCTCCACAGAGTCCAGCGAGGAGGAAAGCAGTGAGAGCAGCAGGATGCTcccccagggccaggggaggggcatgaAGGGCCGTGCCCAAGCCGGGCACCCCAAGCCGGACCTGGCCACACCCTACCTGGAGATGCTAGTGGGCCAGGGGCTCCCCAAGTCCAGGCAGCTCAGCCTCCCCAACCACCCGCTGGTGCCACCGGGCACGAAGCGTCGCAAGTCCACCTCAGCCGTCTGGCAGTTCTTCTACATTGACTGCAGCAACGTGTGCCGGGCCGTCTGCACCTTGTGCCAGGCCAGTGTCAGCCGTGGCAAACTGGGCAGCCACTTTGGCACCTCGGCCCTGATGCGCCACCTGGAAGGCAAGCACCCgctggagtgggggcgggggcgggctcCTGGCGCATCTGCCACCCCTCCCAGCAGCACCCGGTCTGagaggctgagcctggggccGGCAAAGGGCGAGGAGCCTGAGGAGGACCTGTCTCTCATGTCGCCCGCCACGTCGGACCCCCTGAGATCACCCTGCGCCAGCCCTGGTGGGGCCCCAGCTCCTGTGTGTGACAGCTGGCAGAGTGAGGCACCTCCCGAAGGCAAGGTGGAGAaagccctgccagccccagcagccccactgtTCCCCAGCAAGAACCAAGCTGGCCTGGCCGAGCGGGATGGGGACGTGCCTGGCAAATACACCCCCAACCACCCCCAGGCGCAGGCATGGAACCGCAGCATTGCCGAGCTGCTGTGTGGcatggccctgccctgctccttcgTCTCGGGCAAGCCCTTCCACCAGTTCATGGCGCAGGCTGACCCACGCTACCATGTCCCTTCGCCGGCCTTCTTCTCCCGCAAGGCAGTGCCCCAGCTGTGCCAGGCTGTCGGCCTGGGCctggccctggagctgcagcaggccagCATCAGCCGGGTGCACCTCAGCGCCCACGTGTGGGCCCAGGGGCCGGCAGGGGAGTACCTGGCGCTGGCAGCGCACTGGCTGGCGCCCCACTTGGACTCAGGCCAGCGCCAGCCACGCAGCCAGCGCAGGCAGGCGGTGCTGTGCGTGCAGGTGCTGCAGGAGGAACAGGCGCTGGGTGGCGTGCAGCAGGTGTTGGCCGAgcagctccagctgtggctggcccagaaCTCCCTGAGACCCGGCTTCCTGGTCTCGGGCGGCAGCCCTGGCGTGGAGCGGGCCACGAAGAACGGCGGCCACACGCACATCCCCTGCTTCGCTCACTGCCTGAGCCAGCTGGTGCTAGGCTTCCTGCGCCTCCACCGCAGCATCGAGGGCACACTAGGGGTGGCCCGTGCCATCTGCGCCCACTTTGCCCGCTCGCCGGAGGCCAGGAGGGGACTGGCGGAGCTGCAGCGGCAGCATGGCTTGGCTCCATGCCAGCTGAGGCAGGAGGCCACGGCAAGCTGGGACTCCATGTACTACATGCTGGAGCGGCTGCTGGCGCTGCAGCCGGCTGTGCAGGAGTACGTGGGCAAGCACCGGATGGGCGAGGCTGGCCTGGCTCTGAGCGCCACCCAGTGGATGCTGATGCGCAgcctggtggagctgctgcagcccttCGAGATGGCTGTGCGGGAGGCGAGCGCAGCCGACGCCTCACTGAGCCAGGTGCTGCCACAGGTGCGCTACCTGCACATCTTCCTCCAGCAGATCCGCCTGCGCTTCGAGAGCCAGgccggggagggggctggctcCGCCGTGCACCTGGCCGAgagcctggccctgcagctctccaCTGAGCCCCGGCTCAGCGAGATGTTCCACCGCCAGGAGTACGTGCTGGCCACGCTGCTCGACCCCCGCTTCAAGGGAAGGATGGACGCCATCCTGCCGCTGGGCTCCGACCTCGACCACTGGAAACAGCTGCTGGTCCGGAAGGTGAAGGAGCTCCTGGCCTCACCCACCGGCTGCCCTTCCTCGCCCTGGAACGCCCAGCCCGGCAAGGCTTTCGTGGACGCGGCCCCGCAGCCCCGGGAGGCAGAGCCAAGAGAGCCCTCTCGGGACAGGGGGCCGAGTGGGAAGGGCTCTGCGGTGCCTCCACTGATCCAGAAGGAGACGACCCTGACCGAGCACCTGGAGAGCGTGGGGCTGCTGGTCTCTGAGGGCTGCGGGGCCTCCCTCCCCACCGAGAGCCACTCGGCCTGTGTGATGGTGGAGAGGTACCTGCGGGACAACCGGACCATCGGGGCCCGGGAGGACCCGCTGGGGTACTGGGAGAAGCGGCACTGGCTCTGGCCGGCCCTGGCCAAATTGGCCATGCTCTACCTGTCCTGCCCGCCCTCGGGGGCCTTCTCGGAGCGCATCTTCACCGCCCCAGACAGCCCCTTCTCCGAGAGGCGCCCCCCGCAAGGGAAGAGCACAGAGCGCCTTGTCTTTCTGAGAGCCAACCTGGGGAACTTCCCTGACTACCCTCTGCCGCCCCTCATCTGCTCGGAGAACGACAGCgcaggcagcagcagcggggAGGAGGGGACCCGGCCGGCTTAG
- the LRRC61 gene encoding leucine-rich repeat-containing protein 61 yields MEPWAEKGDEGENVRITAQLLKAKTGEFALESILLLKLRGLGISELGCLGECASLEWLDLSGNAITHLGPLAALKSLAVLNLSANRICSLEPLSACESLQSLNVAGNLLGSLQQLQCLAGLRRLESLRLHNARAHLSNPVCATGAYRSALGDLLPALKAIDGERVSGRGSELYQLCRDLDSSLEPGGSGGAGSPEPPGAALPWVEEGYWERRPARRSSIMEEAYKQFNDVLQECRELSERADDTISQAERALSVRSDPSSYVF; encoded by the coding sequence ATGGAGCCCTGGGCGGAGAAGGGGGATGAGGGCGAGAACGTCAGGATCACCGCCCAGCTGCTGAAGGCCAAGACGGGCGAGTTTGCCCTGGAGTCCATCCTGCTGCTCAAGCTGCGGGGTCTGGGCATCTCGGAGCTGGGCTGCCTGGGCGAGTGCGCCAGCCTGGAGTGGCTGGACCTCTCTGGCAACGCCATCACCCACCTGGGCCCCCTGGCTGCCCTCAAGTCCCTGGCTGTCCTCAACCTCTCGGCCAACCGCATCTGCAGCCTGGAGCCGCTCAGCGCCTGCGAGAGCCTGCAGAGCCTCAACGTAGCCGGCAACCTGCTgggcagcctgcagcagctgcagtgcctGGCGGGGCTGCGCCGGCTGGAGAGCCTGCGTCTGCACAACGCCCGGGCCCACCTCAGCAACCCCGTCTGCGCCACCGGGGCCTACCGCAGCGCCCTGGGggacctgctccctgccctcaaGGCCATTGACGGCGAGAGGGTCTCCGGGCGCGGCAGCGAGCTCTACCAGCTCTGCAGGGACCTGGACAGCTCCCTGGAGCCAGGCGGCAGCGGTGGGGCGGGCAGCCCGGAGCCACCAGgcgcagccctgccctgggtggAGGAGGGCTACTGGGAGCGGAGGCCGGCTCGGCGCAGCTCCATCATGGAGGAGGCCTACAAGCAGTTCAACGACGTGCTGCAGGAGTGCCGGGAGCTGAGTGAGAGGGCGGACGACACCATCTCCCAGGCGGAGCGGGCCCTGAGCGTCCGCAGCGACCCCAGCTCCTACGTGTTCTGA